The Halobacterium litoreum genome includes a region encoding these proteins:
- a CDS encoding DUF7470 family protein, which produces MLDKIGLSGVLGILLVVAGVAVVAWKAPVVAAGLTAILLGVALVARGAIQSVMGMFGM; this is translated from the coding sequence ATGCTCGACAAGATAGGACTCTCCGGCGTCCTCGGTATCCTCCTCGTCGTCGCCGGCGTCGCCGTCGTCGCGTGGAAAGCACCCGTCGTCGCCGCCGGCCTCACCGCCATCCTCCTCGGCGTCGCGCTCGTCGCACGCGGCGCCATCCAATCCGTCATGGGCATGTTCGGGATGTAA
- the eif1A gene encoding translation initiation factor eIF-1A, which produces MADDDSGRKNLRMPDDDEVFAEVTNMLGANRVKVRCADGTERTARIPGRMQKRIWIREGDVVLVEPWDWQDEKADVVWRYEKADADQLREEGHIE; this is translated from the coding sequence ATGGCTGACGACGACAGCGGACGCAAGAACCTCCGAATGCCCGACGACGACGAGGTGTTCGCGGAGGTCACGAACATGCTCGGCGCGAATCGCGTGAAGGTGCGATGCGCGGACGGGACGGAGCGGACTGCACGCATTCCCGGTCGGATGCAGAAACGCATCTGGATTCGGGAGGGCGACGTCGTCCTCGTGGAGCCGTGGGACTGGCAGGACGAGAAGGCGGACGTGGTGTGGCGCTACGAGAAGGCCGACGCGGACCAGCTCCGCGAGGAAGGGCACATCGAATGA
- the rio1 gene encoding serine/threonine-protein kinase Rio1, with amino-acid sequence MTDEFGLAEEREGAPGDEFEEIDVSDTEADRIARRQDREFAEFRKRLKDTEQFKLDDGAFDDATYAAVYKLVQDEHVGAMGGPISTGKEANVYEAHDAEGGDVAVKVYRINASNFKQMREYLEGDPRFEGIRGDKKAVVLSWTRKEFSNLQRAAAAGVRVPHPIAVQRNVLVMELIGQEGDAAPTLSDVNVENPETAYEVVREYVRRLYAAGLVHGDLSEYNIVVYDGELVVIDVGQAVTIHHPNSDDLLRRDCRNVANFFARQGADADPDELYDYVTSNADPHTEGDAQRENGDGEDDGTDDADADPGA; translated from the coding sequence GTGACCGACGAGTTCGGTCTCGCCGAGGAGCGGGAGGGCGCGCCGGGCGACGAGTTCGAGGAAATCGACGTCTCGGACACGGAGGCCGACCGCATCGCGCGCCGGCAGGACCGCGAGTTCGCGGAGTTCCGGAAGCGCCTGAAGGACACCGAGCAGTTCAAACTGGACGACGGCGCGTTCGACGACGCGACGTACGCGGCCGTCTACAAACTCGTACAGGACGAGCACGTGGGCGCGATGGGCGGCCCGATTTCGACGGGGAAGGAGGCGAACGTCTACGAGGCCCACGACGCGGAGGGCGGGGACGTGGCGGTGAAGGTGTACCGCATCAACGCGTCGAACTTCAAGCAGATGCGGGAGTACCTCGAAGGAGACCCGCGCTTCGAGGGGATTCGCGGCGACAAGAAGGCGGTCGTGTTGTCGTGGACGCGCAAGGAGTTCTCGAACCTCCAGCGCGCGGCGGCGGCGGGCGTTCGCGTCCCGCACCCCATCGCGGTCCAGCGGAACGTGCTCGTGATGGAACTCATCGGGCAGGAGGGGGACGCCGCGCCGACGCTCAGCGACGTGAACGTGGAGAACCCGGAGACCGCCTACGAGGTGGTGCGGGAGTACGTGCGTCGCCTGTACGCCGCGGGCCTCGTACACGGCGACCTCTCGGAGTACAACATCGTCGTCTACGACGGCGAACTCGTCGTCATCGACGTGGGGCAGGCGGTGACGATTCACCACCCGAACAGCGACGACCTGCTGCGACGGGACTGCCGGAACGTCGCGAACTTCTTCGCGCGACAGGGCGCCGACGCCGACCCGGACGAACTGTACGACTACGTCACGTCGAACGCCGACCCCCACACCGAGGGCGACGCGCAACGCGAGAACGGCGACGGCGAGGATGACGGGACCGACGACGCAGACGCAGACCCCGGAGCCTGA
- a CDS encoding winged helix-turn-helix domain-containing protein, translating to MSDETSVTAERQSPEAAFGLLSSDLRVAILRALGDADGALSFSELRERVEVVDSGKFNYHLGKLAGHFVTQTGGGYELSLAGRQVYGAILSGRYTADATVDPFAFDGPCPLCGHADLVAEYVDERARLYCPECEVWRNEFSFPPASLDQFDREALPAAFDRWMRATVARILQGFCANCGGRVDGRLEPDDGDSPMSLSAVFDCERCGDELQSAPMLPVIFHPVAIGFFEAHGVDVFADPSWRFFDAGDDVDVTETEDGGARVRLVVDGDELTATVEADVSVTDVAVAD from the coding sequence ATGAGCGACGAGACGTCGGTGACTGCGGAGCGACAGTCGCCGGAGGCGGCGTTCGGACTGCTGTCGAGTGACCTCCGCGTGGCGATACTTCGGGCGCTCGGCGACGCCGACGGCGCGCTCTCGTTCTCGGAACTGCGGGAGCGCGTCGAGGTGGTGGATTCGGGGAAGTTCAACTACCACCTCGGGAAACTCGCCGGTCACTTCGTCACGCAGACCGGGGGCGGCTACGAGTTGTCGCTGGCGGGCCGGCAGGTGTACGGCGCGATTCTCTCCGGCAGGTACACGGCGGACGCCACCGTCGACCCGTTCGCGTTCGACGGGCCGTGTCCGCTCTGCGGGCACGCGGACCTCGTGGCGGAGTACGTCGACGAGCGCGCACGGCTCTACTGCCCGGAGTGTGAGGTGTGGCGAAACGAGTTCTCGTTCCCGCCGGCGAGCCTCGACCAGTTCGACCGCGAGGCGCTGCCGGCAGCGTTCGACCGGTGGATGCGCGCGACGGTGGCGAGGATTCTGCAGGGGTTCTGTGCGAACTGCGGCGGGCGCGTCGACGGGCGCCTCGAACCCGACGACGGCGACTCGCCGATGTCGCTGTCCGCGGTGTTCGACTGCGAACGCTGTGGGGACGAACTGCAGTCCGCGCCGATGCTCCCCGTCATCTTCCACCCCGTGGCAATCGGGTTCTTCGAGGCCCACGGCGTGGACGTGTTCGCGGACCCGTCGTGGCGCTTTTTCGACGCCGGGGACGACGTCGACGTGACCGAGACCGAGGACGGCGGAGCGCGCGTCCGGTTGGTGGTCGACGGCGACGAACTGACGGCGACCGTCGAGGCGGACGTCTCCGTCACCGACGTCGCAGTCGCCGACTGA
- a CDS encoding tryptophan--tRNA ligase, giving the protein MTDDDVTPYAVAGDVDYEKLLARFGADELTDDQRRRFPDHPLVRRGLFYAGRGVSDFLDAEEQSIVTGIGPSGPMHLGHAMVFYFAKRLQDELGARVYVPLSDDEKYWFKDQTAAETGEYLRENLRDLLAVGFDPELTRFVVDTRDADVVYPLATAFGKEVTHSTLENVYGTPENVGQAFYPAVQTAHLLLPQLVHGEHETLVPIAVDQDPHVRVSRDVAAKARYPVGKPGALLMQFLPSLGGPGKMSSSEGVSIRLTDDADTVREKIRKHAFTGGQSSVEEHREQGGDPEVDVPFQYLSAFFESDDDELARIEAEYRAGDLLSGELKEIAADRIVEFLDGHQSRRDALGPVEDELPKFRLTEAERERAVDAVGFGY; this is encoded by the coding sequence ATGACAGACGACGACGTGACGCCGTACGCCGTCGCGGGCGACGTAGATTACGAGAAACTGCTCGCTCGCTTCGGCGCGGACGAACTGACCGACGACCAACGACGGCGCTTCCCCGACCACCCGCTGGTGCGTCGTGGCCTGTTTTACGCGGGCCGCGGCGTGAGTGACTTCCTCGACGCCGAGGAGCAGTCCATCGTGACCGGCATCGGGCCGTCGGGGCCGATGCACCTCGGGCACGCGATGGTGTTCTACTTCGCGAAGCGCCTGCAGGACGAACTCGGCGCGCGGGTGTACGTCCCGCTGTCGGACGACGAGAAGTACTGGTTCAAGGACCAGACCGCCGCGGAGACGGGCGAGTACCTCCGGGAGAACCTGCGAGACTTGCTCGCCGTCGGCTTCGACCCCGAACTGACGCGGTTCGTCGTGGACACGAGAGACGCCGACGTGGTGTACCCGCTGGCGACGGCGTTCGGGAAGGAGGTGACCCACTCGACGCTGGAGAACGTCTACGGGACGCCGGAGAACGTCGGGCAGGCGTTCTACCCGGCGGTCCAGACGGCCCACCTCCTGCTCCCACAACTGGTACACGGCGAGCACGAGACGCTGGTGCCAATCGCGGTGGACCAGGACCCGCACGTCCGGGTGAGTCGGGACGTGGCAGCGAAGGCGCGGTATCCGGTCGGGAAGCCGGGCGCGCTGTTGATGCAGTTCCTGCCGTCGCTGGGCGGGCCGGGGAAGATGAGCAGTTCCGAGGGCGTCTCGATTCGGCTGACCGACGACGCCGACACCGTCCGGGAGAAGATTCGCAAGCACGCGTTCACGGGCGGACAGTCGAGCGTCGAAGAACACCGCGAGCAGGGCGGCGACCCCGAGGTGGACGTGCCGTTCCAGTACCTGTCGGCGTTCTTCGAGTCGGACGACGACGAACTCGCGCGCATCGAGGCCGAGTACCGGGCGGGCGACCTGCTGTCGGGCGAACTCAAGGAAATTGCCGCCGACCGCATCGTGGAGTTCCTCGACGGGCACCAGTCCCGCCGGGACGCGCTCGGACCGGTCGAGGACGAACTCCCGAAGTTCCGGCTGACCGAGGCCGAACGGGAGCGCGCCGTCGACGCAGTCGGGTTCGGCTACTGA
- a CDS encoding ArsR/SmtB family transcription factor, whose amino-acid sequence MSDDAEDAFAAVADELRVRILRELWDADDPLAFSELRDRVDVADSGRFNYHLGELRGRFVEQRDEGYALRFAGRELVGALYSGVFTEEASVGPQAVEGDCPLCGSDLEAVYEDEQARVTCTSDDCGVHVVSVGIPPAFVDGREDDLATAIDGYVRTMARQFTAGFCSSCRGRTTGRLERDGEHGPRAVYECERCGNRFHGFVTTAVLDHTEVLSFYRDHGRDARDAPIWQMGWTTDAEMDGDEAVVAVALDGDELELKLDESLSVVGAERT is encoded by the coding sequence ATGAGCGACGACGCAGAGGACGCGTTCGCCGCCGTCGCCGACGAACTCCGCGTCCGTATCCTCCGCGAACTCTGGGACGCCGACGACCCCCTCGCCTTCTCCGAGTTGCGCGACCGAGTCGACGTGGCGGACTCCGGGCGCTTCAACTACCACCTCGGGGAGCTACGCGGTCGGTTCGTGGAGCAGCGAGACGAGGGGTACGCGCTCCGGTTCGCGGGCCGCGAACTCGTCGGCGCGCTGTACTCCGGCGTGTTCACGGAAGAGGCGTCGGTCGGCCCGCAGGCGGTGGAGGGCGACTGTCCGCTCTGCGGGAGCGACCTCGAAGCCGTCTACGAGGACGAACAGGCGCGTGTCACGTGTACGAGCGACGACTGCGGCGTCCACGTCGTCTCGGTGGGCATCCCGCCGGCGTTCGTGGACGGCCGCGAGGACGACCTCGCGACGGCCATCGACGGCTACGTGCGCACGATGGCGCGCCAGTTCACCGCGGGGTTCTGTTCGTCGTGTCGCGGCCGGACGACCGGCCGCCTCGAACGCGACGGCGAGCACGGGCCGCGAGCCGTCTACGAGTGCGAGCGCTGTGGCAACCGCTTCCACGGGTTCGTGACGACGGCGGTCCTCGACCACACCGAGGTGCTGTCGTTCTACCGCGACCACGGCCGCGACGCACGCGACGCCCCGATCTGGCAGATGGGGTGGACGACCGACGCGGAGATGGACGGCGACGAGGCGGTTGTCGCGGTCGCCCTCGACGGCGACGAACTGGAACTCAAACTCGACGAGTCGCTTTCCGTGGTCGGCGCGGAGCGCACGTGA
- a CDS encoding KH domain-containing protein encodes MKHVKIPQDRIGALIGDGGETLRRIEQAAEVDLDVDSQNGSVAIDQVGDPIRGMQAPDIVKAIGRGFKPDEALSLLDDEMRMFETIDIERAARNDNDLRRKKGRLIGEDGRTRELMEELTGATVVIYGSTFGVIGQPNEVDVARSAAEMLLDGAPHGAVYSFLERKRAEELKQQGMDYHEFPG; translated from the coding sequence ATGAAACACGTGAAGATTCCGCAGGACCGGATCGGCGCGCTCATCGGCGACGGAGGTGAGACGCTCCGCCGAATCGAGCAGGCCGCCGAGGTGGACCTCGACGTGGACTCCCAGAACGGGTCCGTGGCCATCGACCAGGTCGGCGACCCCATCCGCGGGATGCAGGCGCCCGACATCGTGAAGGCCATCGGTCGCGGCTTCAAGCCCGACGAGGCGCTGAGCCTGCTGGACGACGAGATGCGGATGTTCGAGACCATCGACATCGAGCGCGCGGCGCGCAACGACAACGACCTCCGCCGGAAGAAGGGACGGCTCATCGGCGAGGACGGCCGCACGCGGGAACTGATGGAGGAACTGACCGGCGCCACGGTCGTCATCTACGGGTCGACGTTCGGCGTCATCGGCCAGCCCAACGAGGTCGACGTGGCTCGCTCGGCGGCCGAGATGCTGCTCGACGGCGCGCCCCACGGCGCCGTCTACTCGTTCCTCGAGCGCAAGCGCGCCGAGGAACTGAAACAGCAGGGGATGGATTACCACGAGTTCCCGGGCTGA
- the thsA gene encoding thermosome subunit alpha, whose translation MAQQMGNQPLIVLSDDSQRTSGKDAQSMNITAGKAVAESVRTTLGPKGMDKMLVDSTGEVVVTNDGVTILKEMDIEHPAANMIVEVAETQETEVGDGTTSSVVVAGELLSEAEDLLEQDIHATTLAQGYRQAAEQAKEFLDDAAIDVSPDDTEELEKIAATAMTGKGAENAKDVLSDLVVKAVQSVADDGSVDTDNIKVEKVTGGAIENSELVEGVIVDKERVSENMPYAVEDAKIALVDDGLEVQETEIDTEVNVTDPDQLQEFLDQEEEQLKEMVDSLKAAGANVVFVDGGIDDMAQHYLAKEGILAVRRTKSDDFTRLSRATGATPVSNVNDIEADDLGDAGSVAQKDIGGDERIFVEDVEEAKSVTLILRGGTEHVVDEVERAIEDSLGVVRVTLEDGKVLPGGGAPETELAMELRDFADSVGGREQLAVEAFADALEVIPRTLAENAGHDPIDSLVDLRSQHDGGDKAAGLDAYTGDVVNMEDDGVVEPLRVKTQAIESATEAAVMILRIDDVIAAGDLAGGQVGDDDGDDGPAGGPGGMGGGMGGMGGMGGAM comes from the coding sequence ATGGCGCAGCAGATGGGCAATCAGCCGCTGATCGTACTGTCCGACGACAGTCAGCGCACCTCCGGAAAAGACGCACAGTCCATGAACATCACGGCCGGGAAAGCCGTCGCGGAGTCCGTCCGCACCACACTCGGCCCGAAGGGCATGGACAAGATGCTCGTCGACTCCACCGGCGAGGTCGTCGTCACGAACGACGGCGTCACCATCCTCAAGGAGATGGACATCGAGCACCCGGCGGCCAACATGATCGTCGAGGTCGCCGAGACCCAGGAGACCGAAGTCGGCGACGGCACGACCTCCTCCGTCGTCGTCGCGGGTGAACTCCTCTCCGAGGCCGAGGACCTCCTCGAGCAGGACATCCACGCCACCACGCTCGCGCAGGGGTACCGCCAGGCCGCAGAGCAGGCCAAGGAGTTCCTCGACGACGCCGCCATCGACGTCTCGCCCGACGACACCGAGGAACTCGAGAAGATCGCCGCGACCGCCATGACCGGCAAGGGCGCGGAGAACGCCAAGGACGTCCTCTCGGACCTCGTCGTCAAGGCCGTCCAGTCGGTCGCCGACGACGGCTCCGTCGACACCGACAACATCAAAGTCGAGAAGGTCACCGGCGGCGCCATCGAGAACTCCGAACTCGTCGAAGGCGTCATCGTCGACAAGGAGCGCGTCAGCGAGAACATGCCGTACGCCGTCGAGGACGCGAAGATTGCCCTCGTCGACGACGGCCTCGAAGTCCAGGAGACCGAAATCGACACCGAGGTCAACGTCACCGACCCCGACCAGCTCCAGGAGTTCCTCGACCAGGAAGAAGAGCAGCTCAAGGAGATGGTCGACTCCCTGAAAGCCGCCGGCGCCAACGTCGTCTTCGTCGACGGCGGCATCGACGACATGGCCCAGCACTACCTCGCGAAGGAGGGCATCCTCGCCGTCCGTCGCACGAAGTCCGACGACTTCACCCGTCTGTCCCGCGCCACCGGCGCCACCCCGGTCTCGAACGTCAACGACATCGAAGCCGACGACCTCGGTGACGCCGGCAGCGTCGCCCAGAAGGACATCGGCGGCGACGAGCGCATCTTCGTCGAGGACGTCGAGGAAGCCAAGAGCGTCACGCTCATCCTCCGCGGCGGCACCGAACACGTCGTCGACGAGGTCGAGCGCGCCATCGAGGACTCGCTGGGCGTCGTGCGCGTCACCCTCGAGGACGGCAAAGTCCTCCCCGGCGGCGGTGCGCCCGAGACCGAACTCGCGATGGAACTCCGCGACTTCGCGGACTCCGTCGGCGGCCGCGAACAGCTCGCGGTCGAGGCGTTCGCGGACGCCCTCGAAGTCATCCCGCGTACCCTCGCGGAGAACGCGGGCCACGACCCCATCGACTCCCTCGTCGACCTCCGCAGCCAGCACGACGGCGGCGACAAGGCAGCGGGCCTCGACGCCTACACCGGTGACGTCGTGAACATGGAGGACGACGGCGTCGTCGAACCCCTCCGCGTCAAGACGCAGGCCATCGAGTCCGCCACCGAGGCGGCCGTCATGATTCTGCGCATCGACGACGTCATCGCCGCGGGCGACCTCGCGGGCGGTCAGGTCGGCGACGACGACGGCGACGACGGCCCCGCCGGCGGCCCCGGCGGCATGGGCGGCGGCATGGGCGGCATGGGCGGCATGGGCGGCGCGATGTAA